Within the Nerophis ophidion isolate RoL-2023_Sa linkage group LG01, RoL_Noph_v1.0, whole genome shotgun sequence genome, the region ATTcggaggtcacacacacacacacaaaaaaaaacgacATCTGGTTTTTGGACGAATCAATAAGTCATCATcccgcacgtgtgtgtgtgtgtgtgtgtgtgtgtgtgtgtgtgtgtgtttgaggccATGCCCTTGGTGTGTGCACGTGTTCAAAGTCACACAAAcacatgtgcatgtgtgtgcatgtgtgtgtgtgtgtgtgtgtgtgtgtgtgctctgcaaaaagtcagtgttcaaaaataagaaaaaaaattgaaaaataagggGTGTgtgtgaagcgaattatatttatatagtgctttttctctagttacCTGACACCTGACATGTTAGCTacttgtctttgtgtgtgtgtgtgtgtgtgtgtgtgcgtgcgtgtgtgtgcgtgcgtgtgtgtgcgtgtgtgtgcgtgcgtgcagtgtgtgtgtgtgtgtgtgtgtgtgtgtggtgtgtgtgtgtgtgtgtgtgtgtgtggtgtgtgtgtgtgtggtgtgtgtgtgtgtgtgtgtgtgtggtgtgtgtgtgtgtgtgtgcgtgtgtgtgtgtgtgtgcgtgtgtgtgtgtgtgtgtggtgtgtgtgtgcgtgtgtgtgtggtgtgtgtgcgtgtgtgcgtgtgtgtgtgtgcgtgtgtgtgtggtgtgtgtgcgtgtgtgcgtgtgtgtgtgtgtgtgtgtgtgcatgtgtgtgtgtgtgtgtgtgcgtgtgtgtgtgtggtttgtgtgtgtgtgcgtgtgtgtgtggtgtgtgtgcgtgtgtgtgtgtgtgtgcgcatgtgcgtgtgtgtgtgtgtgcgcatgtgcgtgtgtgtgtgtgtgtgtgtgtgtgtgtggtgtgtgtctgtgtgtgtgtgtgtgtgtgtggtgtatgtgtgtgtgtgtgtgtgtgcgtgtgcgtgtgtgtgtgtgcgtgtgcgtgtgtgtgtgtgtgcgtgtgtgtgtgcgtgtgtgcgtgtgtgtgtgtgtgtgtgcgtgtgtgtgtgtggtgtgtgtgtgtgtgtgtgtgtgcacgtgtgcgtgtgtgtgtgtgcatgtgtgtgtgtgtgtgtgtgtgtgtgtgtgtgtgtgtgtgtgtgtgtgtgtgtgtgtgtgtggtgtgtgtgtgtgtgtgtgtgtgcacgtgtgcgtgtgtgtgtgtgtgtgtgcatgtgtgtgtgtgtgcatgtgtgtgtgtgtgtgcgtgtgtgtgtgtgtgtgtgtgtgtgtgctctgcaaaaagtcagtgttcaaaaacaagaaaaaaaatagaaaaataaggggtgtgtgtgaagcgaattatatttatatagtgctttttctctagttacCTGACACCTGACATGTTAGCTaattgtctttgtgtgtgtgtgtgtgtgtgtgtgtgtgtctgtgtgtgtgtgtgtgtctgtgtgtgtgtgtgtgtgtgcgtgtgtgtgtgtgtgcgtgtgtgtgtgcgtgtgtgcgtgtgtgtgtgtgtgtgtgcgtgtgtgtgtgtggtgtgtgtgtgtgtgtgtgtgtgcacgtgtgcgtgtgtgtgtgtgtgtgtgcatgtgtgtgtgtgtgtgtgtgtgtgtgtgtgtgtgtgtgtgctctgcaaaaagtcagtgttcaaaaacaagaaaaaaaatagaaaaataaggggtgtgtgtgaagcgaattatatttatatagtgctttttctctagttacCTGACACCTGACATGTTAGCtaattgtctttgtttttaatgtctattttctatttgctgctggatctactctcttattttatgctgcagctgtcacatatactgtaatattctaCATGATCATTGTTGTGTATtgtatataaacataatatatcagtatatatcctatactgtacatatattatgtaaatatatatatataaacacaacaggacaaatacccagaatcccatgcagccctaacgctTCCCGGCtagaatatacacccccgctaccaccaaacaccGCCCCCCCTCCACATATTAATAACCCCTCCCCCCCTCGCCCTCCGTTGTGCGTTGGTTAAGgtggagagttagggctgcaaggtccatccatccatttcctaccgcttattccctttcggggtcgcggggggcgctggcgcctatctcagctacaatcgggcggaatgcgggtacaccctggacaagtcgccacttcattgcagggccaacacagatagacagacaacattcacactcacattcacacactagggccaatttagtgttgccaatcaacctatgggctgcaaggtgttctgggtatttgttctgttgtgtttatgttgtgttacagtgtggatgttctcccgaaatgtgtttgtcattcttgtttggtgtgggttgacagtgtggcgcatattagtaagagtgttaaagttgtttatacggccaccctcagtgtgacctgtatagctgttgaccaagtatgccgtaTGTCTACAGAAGTCTCTTACGGCATGAGGATAGGCCGGCATGCTGTTGATATGGTGTAAAGTCGaaagcgatgacatgttgtagagggcatTAAAGGGACCGCGAACTGGATGAAAACCAGGACAAtaccccaggtaaattgagtttgagacccctgcttgaAATGATCTACAATTTCTTGAATATCTTGATAATGACTGTTAGAATAATGATATATAacttatcacacaactcttatgcatGAAAGCCGTTGCTCTAGATTCTATCTATGTtgctcaagttgtacttttcCTTCCATGCAAAGGCACACAACTGGTATCTTCCACTGCAAGTTGCCTCACAGCAGCAGTTTCTGTTTTTCAGCCTGCtaaacagccaaggacttcaaggaagATAAAGCGACAGCACGCAGGACGAAATCACGAGGctcagcacatttgcattctAAATAATCACATATTGTGTCTACTGAGCTGCTTGCATAATGTTTGTCCCCTCACTTTAGAAGCGGCCCCAGCAATGTTAACtcgggaactcctgaataaaatgGGGGACGCGGGGCTTGTGCCTCAGAGCGTGgggtgagactgtaactgagtgtgcagcgccacgcgttctcctcatgagcaaaattatACCCTGTCTCTGCagggattccttgcttcttgtttaaTCTTATAGATAGTTGGGTGCTTAAACCTGACAATGACCACTCGGTAATATTAATCGGTCGACGTATTGCTTATCATCCGTCACAACGGGATGGACAGATGTTTTTCATCAAGTCCCACCTGATAAGGTTGATTACCAATGACAGGTGTGTGTGTAATCTTGTCTGGAGGATACACACTTGGCTGGTGTTGCTCGGCAGCATGACGTAAAAATCTTTCTGATCCATGTTGACACATGGGTTGTTTAAATGAGGAAGAAGATTTAGTCCATCACAGACGTGGTTGAGCGGATATGTTTGGCAGATAACCACGGATTGAACTTTCCAGGCCACACTAACTATTTTACAGACAGCATCTGTTAGCCACCAAATTGTTTTCTTGCAGGTATTTTTTGCAGTTTTATATTCTTTTCTTTTATccacgatccatccatccatccatcatcttccgcttatccgaggtcgggtcgcgggggcaacagcctaagcagggaaacccagacttccctctccccagccacttggtctagctcttcccgggggatcccgaggcgttcccaggccagccgggagacatagtcttcccaacgtgtcctcggtcttccccgtggcctcctcccggttggacgtgccctaaacacctccctagggaggcgttcgggtggcatcctgaccagatgcccgaaccacttcatctggctcctctccatgtggaggagcagcggctttattttgagttcaatcaatcaatcaatgtttacttatatagccctaaatcactagtgtctcaaagggctgcacaaaccactacgacatcctcggtaggcccacataagggcaaggaaaactcacacccagtgggacgtcggtgacaatgatgactatgagaaccttggagaggaggaaagcaatggatgtcgagcgggtctaacatgatactgtgaaagttcaatccacaatggatccaacacagtcacgagagtccagtccaaagcggatccaacacagcagcgagagtcccgttcacagcggagccagcaggaaaccatcccaagcggaggcggatcagcagcgcagagatgtccacaggcaagcagtacatggccaccggatcggaccggactccctccacaaaggagagtgggacatagaagaaaaagaaaagaaacggcagatcaaagttcctcccggatggcagagcttctcaccctatctttaagggagagacccaaactcatttgggccgcttgtacccgtgatcttatcctttcggtcacgacccaaagctcatgaccataggtgaggatgggaacgtagatcgaccggtaaattgagagctttgccttccggctcagctccttcttcaccacaacggatcggtacaacgtccgcattactgaagacgccgcaccgatccgcctgtcgatctcaccatccactcgtgaacaagactcctaggtacttgaactcctccacttggggcagggtctcctcctcaacccggagatggcactccacccttttccgggcgagaaccatggactcggacttggaggtgctgattctcattccagtcgcttctcACTCatcaagtgagagctgaagatcccggtcagatgaagccatcaggaccacatcatctgcaaaaagcagagacctaatcctgcggtcaccaaactggaacccctcaacgccttgactgcgcctagaaattctgtccatacagCAGGTGATCCACCATCACCTGCTGTAATTCGGGTTGATAAAATGTACCTTCTACGGCTTCTCCGGATAGATCTTTCATCCTACAGACCGCTGGCTTTCTCGCTAGGTGTTCAGTAATTGAGAAATATTCATCGGTGAATGTTTGTTCATTCCCCTTGAGAAAAGTATCGTAGATCTCAGATCACAGCCAAGTGTTACAATCCTCTTTTTCCGTGTACAAGCTTGCAAATACTTGTTTTGGATTGACATCTACAGGTGTCATTCTTATGCCACTGTGGTGTGATTTATTGTACGCTAAGACAAGATCTTGGAGGCAATCTACATACCGTGGAGAGCTGTTAGCTGTAAGATATCACCACATTCTAGTTTTCAGTGTCCTGTCAAACCTCTCAACAACACAAGCTTGTGTCTCACGCTCTGCTGAAGAAACTATTACCTCATGCTGTTTCAGTCATGCTTGGAATCGGTCCTTGAGTTTGATTCCTGTGTGTGCTGAGCATGAGTCCACATGGGGTGTGTCAGTGTGCCGGGAAGTGAAACTCAGGATTCTGTTGGATGACCACTCCATTCAGAAAGGATTCAAGGTCAACTTGCGATAATTCTTCTAAGTCCCAACATCTGATGAGTGAGGTGGTCTCAAAActgttttaaaatacatttcttAAGATTctgagtctcaccttaaaactcatctgtatactctagcctttaaatagacctcctttttagaccagttgacctgccgcttcttttcttcctcctatgcccccccctcccttgtggagggggtccggtccgatgactatggatgaagtactggctgtcctgagtcgagacccaggatggaccgctcgcctgtgtatcggttggggacatccttacgctgctgatccgcctccgcttgagatggtttcctgtggacgggactctcgctgctgtcttggatccgctttgaactgaactctcgcggctgtgttggagccactatggattgaactttcacagtatcatgttagacccgctccacatccattgctttcggtcccctagagggggggggttgcccacatctgaggtcctctccaaggtttctcatagtcagcattgtcactggcgtcccactggatgtgaattctccctgcccactgggtgtgagttttccttgcccttttgtgggttcttccgaggatgttgtagtcttaatgatttgtgcagtcctttgagacatttgtgatttggggctatataaataaacattgattgattgattgattgattcagtgTTAAAATGAATACAAAGTTTATACCACTCGCCTGCAAGCCCCGCCCACAGACTTGGACCCATAGCTGCAAACACCTCTGACTAGTCTCTAGTGCTCTAGTCCGGACGCCAGGTCGTACCTGGAAGGCCCTTGTCGGTAGACCTGGGACTTGCGGAGGGACCGGGTCTCACAGCTGGACCGGGTCCGTCTCAGCCTCAgcaggaagtctgggcttctccaGCAAACCCGCGACTCGGATCAGCGGGAAGAAATGGGCGGATTGAAGTGACTTCTTGTCCGGGCGGGCTACTTCCTGCTTCACTTCCTCCTCGAAGCAGCCAATGGCGTCCACTGTGataagctcctcctcctcctcctcctgggtCTCCTGCACCTGTCGCTTGTGCTCGGCACATTTCATGTGTTCCACCAGCTTCCTGGGAGACTTGAAGTGACGCCTGCACGCCGCGCAGAAGGGCCGCGACTCCCGCTTACACAcctgcacgcgcacacacacacacacacaccttgttcTTCATCTGTCACACACACCTGCACGTGATGTCATCACTCACTTTGTGCTGCTTGGACCGGCGGTGGAGGATGATGTCGCCGCTGTAGTGCGTCTGACACGTGTCACACCAGCGACCCCTCCTGCAAGGTGGCAGTGGGCGTGGCCTAAAAAAATGACATCACCTTCGGGCATGTGTGTGCATTCCTACCTGCTCATGAGCGTGATGGAGCGTGTGATCTCCTTCACTTTGGTCATGTGATCCGATCCGACCATGTGCTCCTCGAAcaccttaaacacacacacacacgcgttggCTTGTGACGCCATGTTTTGGCGACAGGAGGCGTGGCCTCACCTGCCAGGAGGGACAGGTGACGCCGCACACGTGACAGTGAAGTTTGTCGTCCTTCTCGTCCTCTTGTGGGAACTCGCGACTGTCGCTGCTCCGCTGGATGGTGACCTTGAGTGAGCCCGCACTGTGGAGCTAAACAAAGAATCAATAATCAATCAACGCAACATCAGATAAACACAAGAACGTGTTATACTTCACCTCAGCAGTCCTGTTGGCGTCACAGAGCTCtgctgccctctgctggtcaGAGGGGGGAACTCCATCTGAGCAAGGTGAAATGAAATCATGTGGAAAATAAAaggtacttttttttgtttgaaaacatTGGAACAATTGAACACACGAGCAGTAAATAAATCAGTCCGCGttccttccgttcattctatttacaATTCTGAAACGCGAATCAAAAATTTAAATTAGGGCCatctttccatttttttttatacaaaccccgtttccatatgagttgggaaattgagttagatgtaaaaataaactagggatgcaccgaaatgaaaatttgtggccgaagccggaTAAAAttcaaacgcttggccgaaggccgaataccgaataatgaatgccgtttttaacatttttttatattgcataaatagcctagaaaaaatatttacacatgtttttcaaataaagtattattttattGAATATTATCATTTCTTTAacattccagtagcctttgcttttcaaaaaaagcacaaagtttttcatttctattaggccttcaaacacaACATgcattccagaaaaaaaataaagtgcattaaagtggataaacccacaacaaatgaattattgtccttttggcaaaagtctgcttagccacagtagatatgctaataatgtaaacagaaggctcaagtaaatctcaataagtgtgtgcttgtaacctcatacacttatacaggtagcctacacaacaggctaataatgtaaacagaggccccactaaatctcaataagtgtgtgcttgtaacctcatacacttatacaggtacacaacattgtaacctcatacacttatacaggtacacaacattgtaacctcatacacttatacaggtacacaacatatcccaatgtcactgcacgttggttgattgcgtcactgcgtcaaaaattgcgtcacacgccactattcggccttgtttttaactcattccaccgaaggccgaatgtggcttttttttgccatattcggccgaatatattcggttaccgattaatcggtgcatccctaaataaacggaatacgatgatttgaaaatgttcaagccatattcagttggatatgctacaaagacaacatatttgatgttcaaactgatgaatattttttttgtgtgcaaataatcattaactttagaatttgatgccagcaacacgtgaaaaaaaggttga harbors:
- the LOC133548635 gene encoding cip1-interacting zinc finger protein-like isoform X1 encodes the protein MRKSHKKTNRAEGDAGLANRSQPSGSHDQPGSEGNADGVPPSDQQRAAELCDANRTAELHSAGSLKVTIQRSSDSREFPQEDEKDDKLHCHVCGVTCPSWQVFEEHMVGSDHMTKVKEITRSITLMSRRGRWCDTCQTHYSGDIILHRRSKQHKVCKRESRPFCAACRRHFKSPRKLVEHMKCAEHKRQVQETQEEEEEELITVDAIGCFEEEVKQEVARPDKKSLQSAHFFPLIRVAGLLEKPRLPAEAETDPVQL
- the LOC133548635 gene encoding cip1-interacting zinc finger protein-like isoform X2, producing MRKSHKKTNRAEGDAGLANRSQPSGSHDQPGSEDGVPPSDQQRAAELCDANRTAELHSAGSLKVTIQRSSDSREFPQEDEKDDKLHCHVCGVTCPSWQVFEEHMVGSDHMTKVKEITRSITLMSRRGRWCDTCQTHYSGDIILHRRSKQHKVCKRESRPFCAACRRHFKSPRKLVEHMKCAEHKRQVQETQEEEEEELITVDAIGCFEEEVKQEVARPDKKSLQSAHFFPLIRVAGLLEKPRLPAEAETDPVQL